The proteins below come from a single Streptococcus hyointestinalis genomic window:
- the glgB gene encoding 1,4-alpha-glucan branching protein GlgB produces MDTREALWTFGIGENYQAQDYLGSHKEERDGKVGYVFRVWAPNAQAVAVIGDFTDWRKRPLAMERNEAGVWEIFTDKAQTNQLYKYLVKRSTGQEVEKIDPFALYFEKRPGTAAVLLDLSEKKWKDGLWLGRRKRFGFKDRPVNIYEVHAGSWKRHEDGSPYQFKDLTKELIPYLVKMNYTHVEFMPLMAHPLGMSWGYQLMGYFAFEHSYGRPEDFQDFVEACHLNNIGVIVDWVPGHFTINDDALAYYDGTPTFEYQDYNQAQNRGWGALNFDLGKNQVQSFLISSAKFWLDFYHIDGIRVDAVSNMIYRDYDIGPWTPNVDGGNRNYEGYGFLQKLNRVIKSYHPDVMMIAEESSSDTKITKLGANESLGFDYKWNMGWMNDILRFYEEDPAYRKYDFNLVTFSFMYVFSEEFILPFSHDEVVHGKKSMMHKMWGDRYNQFAGLRNLYTYQICHPGKKLLFMGSEFGQFLEWKYDYQLEWSNLEDYLNQRMQDFTAQLNHFYKEHDVLWKIDDSYDGIEIIDADNRDESVLSFIRQNAKGDFLVCVFNMTPVERKNFTIGLPIAGLYEEVWNTELEEFGGVWKETNPDTKTQEGLWKDYTNTLSFTLPALGASIWKLKRRSRTSKKKGNGNEE; encoded by the coding sequence ATGGATACCAGAGAAGCGCTGTGGACTTTTGGCATTGGTGAGAACTACCAAGCACAGGATTATTTAGGATCTCATAAGGAAGAGCGTGATGGAAAAGTTGGCTACGTCTTTAGGGTTTGGGCACCCAATGCCCAAGCGGTAGCTGTTATTGGTGATTTTACGGATTGGAGAAAACGACCACTTGCTATGGAGCGTAATGAAGCAGGTGTTTGGGAGATTTTTACAGACAAAGCACAGACCAATCAGCTCTACAAGTATCTCGTTAAGCGCTCAACAGGGCAGGAGGTTGAAAAAATAGACCCATTTGCCCTGTATTTTGAAAAGCGACCGGGAACAGCAGCTGTTTTATTAGATTTGTCTGAAAAGAAATGGAAGGATGGTCTGTGGTTAGGACGGCGTAAGCGTTTTGGCTTTAAAGACCGACCGGTGAATATTTATGAAGTGCATGCTGGCTCATGGAAACGTCATGAGGATGGCAGCCCCTATCAGTTCAAGGATTTGACCAAAGAACTCATTCCTTATCTGGTCAAGATGAACTACACGCATGTCGAGTTTATGCCTTTGATGGCACATCCGCTTGGTATGAGCTGGGGCTATCAGCTCATGGGCTACTTTGCTTTTGAGCATAGCTATGGCAGACCAGAGGATTTTCAAGATTTTGTCGAGGCTTGTCATCTCAATAACATCGGTGTCATTGTTGACTGGGTTCCAGGGCACTTTACCATCAATGACGATGCGCTGGCTTACTATGATGGCACACCAACCTTTGAGTATCAGGACTACAATCAAGCGCAAAATCGAGGCTGGGGAGCGCTCAACTTTGACTTAGGCAAAAACCAAGTGCAGTCTTTCTTGATTTCAAGTGCGAAGTTTTGGTTGGATTTTTACCACATTGACGGTATCCGTGTCGATGCGGTCAGCAATATGATTTACCGTGATTATGATATCGGTCCTTGGACACCAAATGTCGATGGTGGCAATCGTAACTACGAGGGCTATGGTTTCTTGCAAAAGCTCAATCGTGTCATCAAGTCCTATCATCCTGATGTCATGATGATTGCTGAGGAAAGCTCAAGCGACACTAAAATCACAAAACTCGGTGCCAATGAGTCGCTAGGATTTGACTACAAGTGGAATATGGGCTGGATGAATGACATTTTGCGCTTCTACGAAGAAGACCCAGCTTATCGCAAATATGACTTTAATCTGGTTACCTTTAGCTTTATGTATGTCTTTTCAGAAGAGTTCATCCTGCCGTTTTCTCACGACGAGGTGGTTCATGGTAAGAAAAGCATGATGCATAAGATGTGGGGAGACCGCTACAATCAGTTTGCAGGGCTTCGTAATCTCTACACTTATCAAATCTGCCACCCTGGAAAGAAACTGCTCTTTATGGGGAGCGAGTTTGGTCAATTCTTAGAGTGGAAGTATGATTATCAGCTGGAGTGGAGTAACTTAGAGGACTATCTCAATCAGCGCATGCAGGACTTTACCGCACAGCTCAATCACTTCTACAAAGAACACGATGTGCTCTGGAAGATTGATGATAGTTATGATGGCATTGAGATTATTGATGCGGACAATAGAGATGAGTCTGTGCTCAGCTTTATTCGTCAAAATGCCAAAGGAGACTTTTTAGTTTGTGTCTTTAATATGACACCAGTTGAGCGTAAGAACTTTACCATTGGACTGCCTATTGCTGGTCTCTATGAGGAGGTTTGGAATACCGAATTAGAAGAGTTTGGTGGTGTTTGGAAGGAGACAAACCCTGATACAAAAACACAAGAAGGGCTTTGGAAAGACTACACCAATACACTCAGCTTTACCCTGCCAGCGCTCGGTGCCAGCATTTGGAAGCTGAAACGTCGCTCTAGAACGTCAAAAAAGAAAGGAAACGGAAATGAAGAATGA